The following coding sequences lie in one Lolium perenne isolate Kyuss_39 chromosome 2, Kyuss_2.0, whole genome shotgun sequence genomic window:
- the LOC127322061 gene encoding methylmalonate-semialdehyde dehydrogenase [acylating], mitochondrial — translation MLRAVLSRSASGLRRSPMAAPLSTAAAGWLSEAASSPPRVRLLIGGEFVESRATEYVDVTNPATQDVVSRIPLTTADEFKAAVDAARTAFPGWRNTPVTTRQRIMFKYQELIRANMDKLAENITTEQGKTLKDAWGDVFRGLEVVEHACGMGSLQMGEYVSNVSHGIDTFSIREPLGVCAGICPFNFPAMIPLWMFPIAVTCGNTFVLKPSEKDPGAAMMLAELAMEAGLPKGVLNIVHGTHDVVNNICDDEAIKAVSFVGSNTAGMHIYSRASAKGKRVQCNMGAKNHAIILPDADRDATLNALIAAGFGAAGQRCMALSTAVFVGGSEAWEDELVKRANSLVVNSGAANDADLGPVISRQAKERICKLVQSGIDTGARIVLDGREIVVPHFEDGNFVGPTVLADVKSDMDCYKEEIFGPVLLLMKAESLDDAIQIVNRNKYGNGASIFTTSGVSARKFQSDIEAGQVGINVPIPVPLPFFSFTGSKASFAGDLNFYGKAGVQFFTQIKTITQQWKESSPQRVSLSMPTSQK, via the exons ATGCTCCGCGCCGTCCTCTCCCGCTCAG CCTCCGGCCTCCGCCGGTCGCCGATGGCCGCCCCgctctccaccgccgccgccggctgGCTCTCCgaggccgcctcctcgccg CCTAGGGTTCGCCTCCTCATCGGCGGCGAGTTCGTCGAGTCGCGGGCCACCGAGTATGTCGATGTCACCAACCCC GCAACGCAGGATGTGGTGTCTCGGATCCCGCTCACTACCGCTGACGAGTTCAAGGCTGCCGTGGACGCTGCTAGGACTGCCTTCCCTGGGTGGCGGAACACTCCGGTGACCACGCGTCAGCGCATCATGTTCAAATACCAGGAGCTCATCCGGGCCAATATG GATAAGCTGGCAGAGAACATTACAACTGAGCAGGGGAAGACACTAAAAGATGCTTGGGGCGATGTATTCCGTGGGCTAG AGGTGGTGGAGCATGCTTGTGGAATGGGGTCACTGCAAATGGGTGAATATGTATCTAATGTTTCTCATGGGATTGACACCTTCAGTATAAGGGAGCCACTTGGTGTATGTGCAGGGATATGCCCCTTCAATTTCCCTGCTATGATTCCTCTATGG ATGTTCCCCATAGCTGTCACTTGTGGCAACACTTTTGTTCTAAAGCCATCAGAAAAGGATCCAG GGGCTGCTATGATGCTTGCGGAGCTAGCAATGGAGGCTGGTTTACCAAAGGGGGTGTTGAACATTGTTCATGGTACTCAT GATGTTGTCAACAACATATGTGATGATGAGGCTATTAAGGCAGTATCTTTTGTTGGTTCAAATACA GCAGGTATGCATATATATTCTAGAGCATCTGCAAAAGGGAAGCGTGTTCAG TGTAACATGGGTGCCAAGAATCATGCTATCATCCTTCCTGACGCTGATCGAGATGCCACACTGAATGCCCTTATTGCTGCTGGTTTCGGTGCAGCCGGGCAAAGGTGTATGGCGTTGAGCACTGCTGTTTTTGTTGGTGGTTCAGAAGCATG GGAGGATGAACTAGTCAAGCGTGCAAACAGCCTTGTAGTTAATTCAGGAGCGGCTAACGATGCAGACCTTGGTCCCGTGATCAGCAGACAG GCCAAGGAACGAATCTGCAAGTTAGTCCAAAGTGGCATTGACACTGGTGCTCGTATTGTGCTTGATGGGAGAGAGATCGTG GTCCCTCACTTTGAGGATGGTAACTTTGTTGGTCCAACCGTCTTGGCTGATGTTAAAAGTGACATGGACTGTTACAAG GAGGAAATTTTTGGTCCAGTTCTTCTCTTGATGAAG GCAGAAAGCTTAGATGATGCCATACAAATTGTGAACAGAAACAA GTACGGCAATGGGGCTTCCATATTTACCACATCTGGTGTCTCTGCAAGAAAATTCCAATCGGACATTGAAGCTGGCCAG GTGGGCATCAATGTACCTATTCCAGTACCCCTGCCATTCTTCTCCTTCACTGGCAGCAAAGCCTCCTTCGCAGGAGACTTGAATTTCTATG GCAAGGCTGGCGTGCAGTTCTTCACTCAGATTAAGACAATCACACAGCAGTGGAAAGAGTCGTCTCCACAGCGCGTTTCCCTCTCCATGCCCACCTCGCAGAAGTGA